A region of Anolis sagrei isolate rAnoSag1 chromosome 2, rAnoSag1.mat, whole genome shotgun sequence DNA encodes the following proteins:
- the LOC132769484 gene encoding probable peptidyl-tRNA hydrolase 2, translating to MESQLPPLESEPGVDEALVAPLLELGIPEAAARRALALTGGRSAEAAAQLYFSSGLDSQEEDDIQGSGYYKMVFVVNMDLSMGAGKIAAQVGHAAIGLFQLMHEKPSQRDIINQWDEHGAKKVVLQGTNTDQLLELHALALSLELPTYLVQDAGRTQVPAGSHTVLAIMGEEEMVNQVTGQLKLLN from the exons ATGGAGTCGCAGCTGCCGCCTCTGGAGTCGGAGCCGGGCGTGGACGAGGCCTTGGTGGCGCCGCTGCTGGAGTTGGGCATCCCGGAGGCGGCGGCTCGGCGG GCCCTGGCGCTGACTGGAGGCCGATCCGCCGAGGCTGCGGCCCAGCTTTACTTCAGCAGCGGCCTCGACTCCCAG GAAGAAGATGACATCCAAGGGAGCGGTTACTACAAAATGGTCTTTGTGGTGAACATGGACCTTTCCATGGGAGCTGGAAAG ATTGCTGCACAGGTGGGACACGCAGCCATCGGCCTGTTCCAGCTGATGCATGAGAAGCCTAGTCAGAGGGACATAATCAACCAGTGGGATGAACATGG TGCCAAGAAAGTTGTACTTCAGGGAACCAATACTGACCAGTTACTGGAGCTGCACGCCTTAGCCTTGAGCCTGGAACTGCCGACATATTTAGTGCAAGATGCAGGGAGAACCCAG GTTCCAGCTGGATCGCACACAGTCCTGGCCATTATGGGAGAAGAAGAGATGGTGAACCAAGTGACTGGGCAGCTCAAACTGCTGAACTGA